In a genomic window of Paramicrobacterium chengjingii:
- a CDS encoding amidohydrolase → MSVASTVLARLGELRERQEEFYRDLHRNPELSHHEHETATKAAQWLRGLGLDVQAGIGGTGVVGILRNGDGPVVLLRADMDALPVTEQSGVDYASEATASDENGHTVPVAHACGHDVHVASLVAAVELLSRSPAQWNGTVVALLQPAEETADGAAGMLDDGLAELIPTPDIALAQHVLALPAGTLGVRSGPFLTAADSIRIIIHGRGAHGSMPQASVDPVVLAAHIVVRLQTIVSREIAPAETAVLTVGSIQAGTKSNVIPESAVLQLNIRTYSEQTRSALFAAIRRIVDAECVASLSPKPAEYEVFDSFPLTANDTEASERVAAAFTTHFGEQNRPIEKQSASEDFSDIPNALGVPYVYWGIGGIDAEQYAAAEAAGRVAQDIPVNHSPEFAPVIQPTLDTGTRALVVAALAWLAK, encoded by the coding sequence ATGTCAGTGGCGTCGACGGTTCTCGCCAGACTCGGTGAGCTTCGCGAACGGCAAGAGGAGTTTTACAGAGATCTACACAGAAACCCCGAACTATCGCATCACGAGCACGAGACTGCGACGAAGGCGGCGCAGTGGCTGCGCGGGCTTGGCCTTGATGTGCAAGCCGGAATCGGTGGGACTGGCGTTGTCGGAATTCTGCGCAACGGCGACGGGCCCGTCGTTCTGCTGCGTGCGGACATGGATGCGCTCCCCGTCACGGAACAGAGCGGCGTCGACTACGCGAGCGAGGCAACGGCATCAGACGAGAATGGTCACACAGTGCCTGTCGCCCACGCGTGCGGGCACGACGTGCATGTGGCGTCGCTTGTGGCTGCCGTGGAGCTGCTGAGCAGATCGCCGGCACAGTGGAACGGCACTGTCGTTGCGCTTCTGCAGCCCGCCGAAGAGACGGCCGACGGTGCAGCGGGCATGCTCGACGATGGCCTTGCCGAGCTGATCCCGACACCAGACATCGCCCTCGCGCAGCATGTGCTAGCGCTACCGGCCGGAACGCTGGGAGTGCGGAGTGGGCCGTTTCTCACGGCGGCAGACAGCATCCGCATCATCATTCACGGCCGCGGCGCTCACGGATCGATGCCGCAGGCGAGCGTTGACCCCGTTGTGCTCGCAGCGCACATCGTCGTCAGGTTGCAGACAATTGTCTCCCGTGAAATTGCGCCAGCGGAGACAGCCGTGCTGACGGTCGGCAGCATCCAGGCCGGCACGAAGAGCAACGTCATTCCCGAGTCAGCCGTGCTGCAACTCAACATCCGCACCTACAGCGAGCAGACGCGCTCCGCGCTGTTTGCTGCGATCCGGCGTATCGTCGATGCCGAGTGTGTCGCCTCGCTGTCGCCGAAACCTGCGGAATACGAGGTCTTCGACAGTTTTCCGCTCACAGCCAACGACACGGAGGCAAGCGAACGCGTCGCCGCTGCATTCACCACGCACTTTGGTGAGCAGAACAGACCCATAGAGAAGCAGTCAGCGAGCGAAGACTTCAGCGACATTCCGAACGCTCTCGGAGTGCCGTACGTGTACTGGGGCATCGGGGGAATCGACGCAGAGCAGTATGCCGCTGCCGAGGCAGCAGGGCGCGTGGCGCAGGACATTCCCGTGAATCACTCACCCGAGTTCGCGCCCGTGATCCAGCCGACACTCGACACGGGCACGCGAGCGCTCGTCGTCGCGGCACTCGCGTGGCTTGCGAAATAG
- the purL gene encoding phosphoribosylformylglycinamidine synthase subunit PurL, whose translation MSIPADTGADTVANAAATPEKEQPYAALGLKPDEYAAIREILGRRPTSGELAMYSVMWSEHCSYKSSKKYLRQFGQKVSPEMTKSLMVGMGENAGVVDIGEGWAVTFKVESHNHPSYIEPFQGAATGVGGIVRDIISMGARPVAVMDQLRFGAIDDPDTARVVHGVTSGISFYGNCLGLPNIGGETYFDPVYQGNPLVNALSVGVLRHEDLHLANASGVGNKVVLFGARTGGDGIGGASILASDSFDDGGPTKRPAVQVGDPFAEKVLIECCLEMYRDELVEGIQDLGAAGISCATSELAANGDGGMFVELDGVLLRDPSLTAEEILMSESQERMMAVVAPEKLDAFLAVAAKWDVETSVLGEVTDTGRLVINWHGEEIVNVDPSTVAVDGPVYDRPVAYPTWIDALQADTASALERSDDPAVLKEQTLKLVGSANLADKSWITDQYDYYVLGNTALSFPDDAGMIRVDEESGLGFSIATDANGRYCQLDPRAGAQLALAEAFRNVAATGAVPAAVTDCLNFGSPENPEVMWQFSEAVEGLSDACLEMGIPVTGGNVSFYNQTGDTPIFPTPVVGVLGVIDDVAKRVPSGWQDEGDNIYLLGTTRTELSGSAWAGTVHGHLGGRPPKVDLQREKDLAALLHAGSQQSLLASAHDLSDGGLAQALVESVLRFGVGARVWLGEIMERDGVDAASALFSESTGRVVVSVPREDDVKFRGLCEGRGYPVLRIGVTDGAASSDATLEVQDYFTVSVDDLRQTHESTLREHFA comes from the coding sequence GTGAGCATCCCAGCAGACACCGGCGCCGACACCGTCGCGAACGCAGCAGCGACTCCCGAGAAGGAGCAGCCATATGCGGCCCTCGGCCTGAAGCCCGACGAATATGCGGCGATCCGAGAGATTCTCGGCCGACGCCCTACCTCGGGTGAGCTCGCGATGTACTCGGTGATGTGGAGCGAGCACTGCTCATACAAGAGCTCGAAGAAGTACCTGCGTCAGTTCGGTCAAAAAGTCTCGCCCGAGATGACGAAGAGCCTCATGGTCGGCATGGGTGAGAACGCCGGCGTCGTCGACATCGGCGAGGGCTGGGCTGTCACCTTCAAGGTAGAGAGCCACAACCACCCGAGCTACATCGAGCCCTTCCAAGGTGCCGCCACCGGCGTCGGCGGCATCGTGCGCGACATCATCTCGATGGGTGCTCGCCCCGTGGCCGTCATGGACCAGCTGCGCTTCGGCGCAATCGATGACCCAGACACCGCACGCGTGGTGCACGGTGTGACAAGCGGCATCTCGTTCTACGGCAACTGCCTCGGACTTCCCAACATCGGCGGCGAGACGTACTTCGACCCGGTGTATCAGGGAAATCCGCTCGTCAATGCGCTCTCGGTCGGCGTGCTTCGCCACGAAGATCTGCACCTGGCCAACGCATCCGGTGTCGGAAACAAGGTGGTGCTTTTCGGCGCCCGCACGGGAGGCGACGGCATCGGCGGAGCATCCATTCTGGCTTCTGACTCCTTTGACGACGGCGGCCCGACCAAGCGGCCCGCCGTGCAGGTGGGCGACCCCTTTGCCGAAAAGGTGCTCATCGAGTGCTGCCTCGAAATGTACCGCGATGAGCTCGTCGAGGGAATTCAAGACCTCGGCGCCGCGGGCATCTCGTGCGCGACGAGCGAGCTTGCCGCGAACGGCGACGGCGGCATGTTCGTCGAGCTCGACGGCGTGCTGCTTCGTGACCCCTCCCTCACGGCGGAAGAGATTCTCATGTCGGAGTCTCAGGAGCGCATGATGGCGGTTGTCGCGCCCGAGAAGCTCGATGCATTTCTCGCCGTCGCCGCGAAGTGGGATGTCGAAACGAGCGTGCTCGGTGAGGTCACTGACACCGGGCGGCTCGTCATCAACTGGCACGGCGAAGAGATCGTCAACGTCGATCCGTCGACAGTCGCCGTCGACGGCCCGGTCTACGACCGCCCGGTTGCCTACCCGACCTGGATCGACGCGCTGCAGGCAGACACGGCGAGCGCACTCGAGCGCAGCGACGACCCTGCCGTGCTCAAGGAGCAGACGCTGAAGCTTGTCGGCTCGGCGAATCTTGCAGACAAGAGCTGGATCACCGACCAGTACGACTACTACGTGCTCGGCAACACGGCGCTGTCATTCCCTGATGATGCGGGAATGATCCGCGTTGACGAGGAGTCGGGGCTCGGATTCTCGATCGCCACCGACGCAAACGGCCGCTACTGCCAGCTGGATCCCCGTGCGGGAGCGCAGCTCGCCCTCGCCGAGGCATTCCGCAACGTCGCCGCCACCGGTGCCGTACCCGCAGCGGTCACCGACTGCCTCAACTTCGGCAGCCCCGAGAACCCCGAGGTGATGTGGCAGTTCTCTGAAGCCGTCGAAGGCCTCTCTGATGCCTGCCTCGAGATGGGCATTCCCGTCACAGGGGGCAACGTCTCGTTCTACAACCAGACCGGCGACACCCCGATCTTCCCCACACCCGTCGTCGGGGTTCTCGGCGTTATCGACGACGTTGCCAAGCGCGTGCCGAGCGGCTGGCAAGACGAGGGCGACAACATCTATCTTCTTGGCACGACCCGCACGGAGCTCTCCGGCTCGGCATGGGCGGGCACCGTGCACGGGCACCTCGGAGGCCGCCCGCCGAAGGTCGACCTTCAGCGTGAAAAAGACCTCGCTGCTCTGCTGCACGCGGGGTCGCAGCAATCGCTTCTCGCATCGGCGCACGATCTCTCTGACGGCGGACTCGCCCAGGCACTCGTCGAGTCTGTGCTGCGCTTCGGCGTCGGAGCACGTGTGTGGCTCGGCGAGATCATGGAGCGCGACGGCGTCGACGCGGCATCCGCCCTCTTCTCCGAGTCAACAGGACGTGTGGTTGTCTCGGTGCCTCGCGAAGACGACGTGAAGTTTCGCGGACTGTGCGAGGGGCGCGGGTACCCCGTGCTGCGCATCGGCGTCACAGACGGTGCTGCCTCCTCTGACGCGACACTCGAGGTGCAGGACTACTTCACTGTCTCTGTCGACGACCTGCGACAGACGCACGAGAGCACGCTGCGCGAGCACTTCGCGTAG
- a CDS encoding dihydrofolate reductase family protein, producing MTRIVYNTATSLNGFIADEQNSLDWLFAVESGEAPDHGAFMREVGVIVEGATTYEWVLSSTKLMEHPEKWSSFFGDHPTYVFTSRDLPIPEGADVRLVGGDVGEHLDDIVRAASGLDVWLVGGGELVGQFYDIGALDEIQVSIAPSALAGGAPLFPRATAPGDLELTEVKRYGGFAHLCYSVQPESD from the coding sequence ATGACACGTATTGTCTACAACACGGCGACGTCGCTTAACGGGTTCATCGCCGATGAGCAGAACTCGCTTGATTGGCTCTTCGCCGTCGAATCGGGCGAGGCTCCTGACCACGGCGCGTTCATGCGCGAGGTCGGTGTGATCGTTGAGGGTGCGACGACGTACGAGTGGGTGCTGAGCTCGACGAAGCTGATGGAGCATCCCGAGAAGTGGTCGTCATTCTTCGGAGACCACCCGACGTACGTGTTCACGAGTCGCGACCTGCCCATTCCCGAGGGTGCCGATGTGCGCCTCGTTGGCGGCGATGTGGGCGAGCATCTCGACGACATCGTCAGGGCAGCATCCGGTCTCGATGTGTGGCTCGTCGGCGGCGGTGAACTCGTCGGTCAGTTCTACGACATCGGAGCTCTCGACGAGATTCAGGTGTCGATTGCTCCCTCGGCGCTCGCGGGCGGAGCGCCGCTGTTTCCTCGTGCAACGGCCCCAGGCGATCTCGAGCTCACCGAGGTGAAACGCTATGGCGGATTCGCACACCTCTGTTACAGCGTGCAGCCGGAATCCGACTGA
- a CDS encoding TetR/AcrR family transcriptional regulator, translated as MVSSTTDTASARRQKTRDRLLDAAYDVFAEVGVDAAPVELIVERAGFTRGAFYSNFETKNELFVALAERENDRRMAQVQVGLDTVLPGLDGEALSQLSMTERVDVITGLVADFLKLQGDDRQWCVIESEFRVHALRNADFGRYLVEHETEMQRQLAQVLDTTLLNFGQRFVVDPLVAVRIITTAYKDVSVRGLLAGTGIPAQSDSELHNVIASVVALFTEPTVPTPATS; from the coding sequence ATGGTCAGCTCAACGACCGATACAGCGTCTGCGCGTCGCCAGAAGACGCGAGATCGCCTGCTCGATGCCGCGTATGACGTGTTTGCGGAGGTCGGCGTCGATGCGGCACCCGTCGAGCTCATTGTCGAGCGCGCGGGCTTCACGCGAGGCGCGTTCTATTCAAACTTCGAGACCAAGAACGAGCTCTTCGTCGCGCTGGCGGAGCGCGAAAACGATCGACGAATGGCGCAGGTGCAGGTGGGCCTCGATACGGTGCTGCCGGGCCTCGACGGGGAGGCACTGTCGCAACTGTCAATGACGGAGCGCGTCGACGTTATCACTGGACTCGTCGCCGACTTTCTCAAGCTGCAGGGCGACGACAGGCAATGGTGCGTTATCGAGTCCGAGTTTCGCGTGCACGCGCTGCGCAATGCCGACTTCGGCCGCTATCTCGTGGAGCACGAGACAGAGATGCAGCGCCAGCTCGCGCAGGTTCTCGATACCACCCTGCTCAATTTCGGGCAACGATTCGTCGTCGATCCTCTGGTTGCCGTGCGCATCATCACCACAGCGTACAAAGACGTCTCCGTGCGTGGTCTGCTCGCAGGAACAGGCATTCCCGCGCAGTCAGACTCCGAGTTGCACAACGTGATTGCCAGCGTCGTTGCGCTGTTCACCGAACCGACCGTGCCGACCCCGGCTACTTCGTGA
- a CDS encoding MMPL family transporter, which translates to MSSFLYSLGRAMHRTRKTVIGVWILLLAMLGAGALLFSQDMDNSISIPGTESQQALDSLGATFPQVSGSSAQIIIVAPDGEKVTDADITAPVDEAIDTLSDIDHVDSAVSPYDDTVSGSINEAEDAALIQVQLDGSTFAIPDSTKAALEDAVQDLGASLPDGAETSLGGELFSQEMPEISLVEGIGVIVALLVLVLTFGSFLAAGMPLITAMVAVGASMSLILGATAFTSITSTTPMLALMLGLAVGIDYALFIISRHRDQLRDGLDVDESIARSVATAGSAVVFAGLTVIIALLGLGVAGIPFLTVMGVAAALGVGIAVVVSLTLLPALLAISGERLRPKRKKSAVDEGTATARPNRFFLGWVRTVTKRPLVTIIAVVAVLGIASVPALGLKLALPDAGGLPKDNQARHTYDLVSENFGEGYNGMLIVTGPIITSNDPLGLMEDIGDEIEQLDGVASVPLATPNETADTGIVQVVPEHGPDSDETKALVHEIRAMHDHFLDEYDVDLAVTGFTAVGIDVSAKLGQALLPFGLLVVGLSLVLLTMVFRSIAVPIKATLGYLLSVGASFGAVTLVFGDGVFAEALGVARTGPVISFLPIILMGVLFGLAMDYEVFLVSRIREDYVHGKSARRAIETGFTSSAKVVTAAGVIMIAVFAAFVPSEDVNIKPIALGLAVGVFVDAFIVRMTLVPAVLALLGDKAWWMPKWLDRILPSFDVEGEGLARELELAEWPAPNANLAVAVDDLSLTVKGKEVLAPTSMRIAPGAVHAVRGDSARAVTAALLAVTGRLPNAIGTLKVNGFVLPSRASAVRRSAGYVSLATSAQPIADVRSALAERPQLLAVDGVDHVTEPAQRERLMAEIAQARAHSSAPTIVLGCGSASDLDIADGETFVDNVTSRSLVSEASV; encoded by the coding sequence GTGTCTTCCTTCCTCTATTCCCTCGGCCGCGCTATGCACCGCACCCGCAAAACGGTGATCGGCGTGTGGATCCTCCTCTTGGCAATGCTTGGTGCTGGTGCCCTGCTGTTCAGCCAAGACATGGATAACAGCATCTCAATTCCGGGCACCGAATCACAGCAGGCGCTCGACTCGCTCGGCGCGACCTTCCCCCAGGTGAGCGGCTCCAGCGCGCAGATCATCATCGTCGCCCCCGACGGCGAGAAGGTGACGGATGCTGACATCACCGCACCCGTCGACGAGGCAATCGACACCCTTTCCGACATCGACCACGTGGACTCCGCCGTCTCGCCCTATGACGACACGGTATCTGGCTCCATCAACGAGGCGGAGGATGCTGCGCTGATTCAGGTGCAGCTGGACGGAAGCACCTTCGCGATTCCGGACTCGACGAAGGCCGCCCTCGAGGATGCTGTACAGGATCTCGGCGCGAGTCTTCCCGATGGAGCCGAAACCTCACTCGGTGGCGAGCTGTTCAGTCAGGAAATGCCAGAAATCAGTCTCGTCGAGGGAATCGGAGTGATCGTTGCGCTCCTTGTGCTCGTTCTGACTTTCGGATCGTTCCTCGCTGCGGGAATGCCCCTCATTACGGCGATGGTCGCCGTTGGAGCATCCATGTCGCTCATTCTCGGCGCGACAGCATTCACCTCGATCACGTCGACGACGCCGATGCTCGCACTCATGCTCGGCCTCGCCGTAGGAATCGACTATGCGCTCTTCATCATTTCACGACATCGAGATCAGCTGCGCGACGGGCTCGACGTCGATGAATCGATTGCCCGCTCCGTGGCGACGGCGGGGTCTGCCGTGGTGTTCGCGGGCCTCACCGTGATCATCGCCCTTCTTGGTCTCGGCGTGGCCGGCATCCCCTTCCTCACTGTCATGGGCGTCGCAGCGGCGCTCGGAGTCGGCATCGCCGTCGTCGTCTCGCTCACCCTTCTGCCCGCCCTGCTCGCGATCTCGGGCGAACGGCTGCGCCCAAAGCGCAAGAAGTCAGCAGTCGACGAGGGCACGGCGACGGCGCGACCCAACAGGTTCTTCCTTGGGTGGGTACGCACCGTCACCAAGCGTCCCCTCGTCACGATCATCGCGGTCGTCGCTGTGCTCGGAATCGCGTCGGTTCCCGCGCTCGGGCTCAAGTTGGCTCTGCCCGATGCCGGCGGCCTTCCCAAAGACAACCAGGCGCGTCACACCTACGACCTCGTCTCCGAGAACTTCGGCGAGGGCTACAACGGCATGCTCATCGTCACCGGGCCAATCATCACGAGCAACGATCCGCTCGGACTGATGGAAGACATCGGTGACGAGATTGAGCAGCTCGACGGCGTCGCCTCGGTGCCGCTCGCCACCCCCAACGAGACGGCCGACACGGGAATCGTGCAGGTCGTTCCTGAACACGGTCCCGACTCTGACGAGACGAAGGCGCTCGTTCATGAGATCCGTGCGATGCACGACCATTTCCTCGATGAGTACGATGTCGACCTTGCCGTCACGGGGTTCACCGCCGTCGGCATCGACGTCTCGGCAAAGCTCGGCCAAGCGCTGCTGCCCTTCGGCCTCCTCGTGGTCGGGTTGTCACTTGTACTTCTGACGATGGTCTTTCGCTCCATCGCGGTTCCCATCAAGGCAACCCTGGGGTACCTGCTCTCGGTCGGCGCATCGTTCGGAGCCGTGACTCTCGTGTTCGGCGATGGCGTGTTTGCCGAAGCGCTTGGTGTCGCCCGCACTGGCCCTGTGATCAGCTTCCTCCCGATCATTCTCATGGGGGTGCTCTTCGGCCTCGCTATGGACTACGAGGTATTCCTGGTCTCCCGCATTCGCGAGGACTACGTGCATGGAAAGAGCGCGCGTCGCGCGATCGAGACCGGCTTCACCTCGTCGGCGAAGGTCGTGACGGCGGCAGGTGTGATCATGATCGCCGTCTTCGCAGCATTCGTGCCGAGCGAGGACGTCAATATCAAACCGATTGCCCTCGGGCTCGCAGTTGGCGTGTTCGTCGATGCGTTCATCGTGCGCATGACACTTGTGCCCGCTGTGCTCGCCCTTCTCGGAGACAAGGCGTGGTGGATGCCGAAGTGGCTTGACCGCATTCTCCCCTCGTTTGACGTGGAGGGCGAGGGCCTCGCTCGGGAGCTCGAGCTCGCCGAGTGGCCAGCTCCCAACGCCAACCTTGCCGTTGCCGTCGATGATCTCTCGCTCACGGTGAAAGGCAAGGAGGTGCTTGCCCCAACGAGCATGCGCATCGCACCTGGCGCCGTGCACGCCGTTCGCGGAGACAGCGCACGTGCTGTCACTGCGGCGCTCCTCGCAGTCACCGGAAGGCTCCCCAACGCTATTGGAACTCTGAAGGTCAACGGGTTCGTTCTGCCGTCACGCGCGTCGGCGGTGCGCCGCAGTGCTGGCTACGTCTCGCTGGCCACCTCGGCTCAGCCCATCGCCGACGTGAGATCCGCGCTGGCCGAAAGGCCCCAGCTGCTCGCCGTTGACGGGGTTGACCATGTCACCGAACCCGCACAGCGCGAACGGCTGATGGCCGAGATCGCGCAGGCACGTGCTCATAGCAGTGCACCGACCATCGTGCTGGGCTGCGGCTCAGCATCCGACCTCGATATTGCCGACGGCGAAACGTTCGTCGATAACGTCACCTCTCGCTCACTCGTCTCGGAGGCATCCGTATGA